One genomic segment of Candidatus Edwardsbacteria bacterium includes these proteins:
- the coaD gene encoding pantetheine-phosphate adenylyltransferase produces MGNLAIYPGTFDPVTNGHLDIIQRGSEIFERIIVAVASSRNKDPLFTMEERVEMLKKTTTEYKGVAVESFDGLLVDYARIKGARVIIRGLRAVSDFEYEFQLALMNRKLNSEVDTFFVMPSEKYVYLNSGLIKEISRMGGDISSLVPGEVLNKLKAKYHKCV; encoded by the coding sequence ATGGGAAATCTGGCAATTTACCCGGGGACTTTCGACCCGGTGACCAACGGCCACCTGGATATCATCCAGCGCGGGTCGGAGATATTTGAAAGGATCATAGTGGCGGTGGCCTCCAGCCGGAATAAAGATCCCCTGTTCACCATGGAGGAGCGGGTGGAGATGCTCAAAAAGACCACGACCGAATATAAAGGGGTGGCGGTGGAATCCTTCGACGGGCTGCTGGTGGACTATGCCCGGATCAAGGGGGCCAGGGTCATCATCCGGGGCCTCCGGGCGGTGTCCGATTTTGAATATGAGTTCCAGCTGGCCCTGATGAACCGAAAACTGAATTCCGAGGTAGACACCTTCTTTGTGATGCCCTCGGAGAAATACGTATATTTAAACTCCGGCCTGATCAAGGAGATCTCCCGCATGGGCGGTGATATCTCATCCTTAGTGCCGGGGGAAGTGCTGAATAAATTAAAAGCGAAGTATCACAAATGCGTTTAG